In Electrophorus electricus isolate fEleEle1 chromosome 1, fEleEle1.pri, whole genome shotgun sequence, a single window of DNA contains:
- the tlcd4b gene encoding TLC domain-containing protein 4-B isoform X3, whose amino-acid sequence MANFPLKSSLSGTPGSCPLSMHSSWAFSASISCGSTTPSTQTPSEWGDPNLVKLNVAITCGYLLYDLLLLACNWSTMGDSFFVCHHLAALYAYGYVLTRGVLPYFANFRLISELSTPFVNQRWFFEALAYPRSHQLVVANGVAMAVAFFLVRIAVMPPYWAKVFGTFGTPAFESLGLGAQVAWIMSCVCLDVLNVIWMYKIARGCYRVITGSGGKKKGNKVGPAEPNHINNHLD is encoded by the exons ATGGCAAACTTCCCCCTCAAAAGCTCACTGAGTGGAACTCCAG GCTCGTGTCCACTGTCCATGCACTCATCGTGGGCCTTTTCTGCCTCTATATCTTGTGGTTCGACGACGCCGTCAACGCAGACCCCGTCTG AATG GGGAGACCCCAATTTGGTAAAGCTCAATGTCGCGATTACTTGTGGCTACCTGCTTTATG acTTGTTGCTGCTGGCTTGCAACTGGAGCACCATGGGAGACAGCTTTTTTGTGTGTCACCACTTGGCGGCGCTCTATGCATATGGATATGTGCTG ACACGTGGAGTGCTTCCATATTTTGCCAATTTCCGTCTTATTTCAGAACTATCAACACCATTTGTGAACCagag GTGGTTCTTTGAAGCACTGGCCTACCCTCGTTCTCACCAGCTGGTGGTAGCTAATGGTGTGGCTATGGCTGTTGCCTTCTTCCTAGTGCGCATCGCCGTGATGCCCCCTTACTGGGCCAAGGTCTTTGGCACCTTCGGCACACCAGCTTTCGAGAGCCTGGGCCTCGGAGCCCAGGTGGCCTGGATCATGTCTTGCGTGTGCCTGGATGTCCTCAATGTAATCTGGATGTACAAAATCGCCCGTGGCTGCTACCGGGTCATTACCGGCTCAGGGGGAAAGAAGAAAGGCAACAAGGTGGGCCCAGCTGAGCCAAACCACATCAACAACCACCTGGACTGA
- the tlcd4b gene encoding TLC domain-containing protein 4-B isoform X1, producing the protein MGYLVSLQQVMETRELSVVAGSFIGFQLMFSGMSPLVSSTLTQGYGKLPPQKLTEWNSRLVSTVHALIVGLFCLYILWFDDAVNADPVWGDPNLVKLNVAITCGYLLYDLLLLACNWSTMGDSFFVCHHLAALYAYGYVLTRGVLPYFANFRLISELSTPFVNQRWFFEALAYPRSHQLVVANGVAMAVAFFLVRIAVMPPYWAKVFGTFGTPAFESLGLGAQVAWIMSCVCLDVLNVIWMYKIARGCYRVITGSGGKKKGNKVGPAEPNHINNHLD; encoded by the exons ATGGGGTATTTAGTTTCCTTACA gcaAGTGATGGAGACAAGAGAGCTGTCTGTGGTGGCTGGAAGCTTCATTGGATTTCAGCTGATGTTCTCCGGCATGAGTCCATTAGTGTCATCTACCTTAACACAGGGCTATGGCAAACTTCCCCCTCAAAAGCTCACTGAGTGGAACTCCAG GCTCGTGTCCACTGTCCATGCACTCATCGTGGGCCTTTTCTGCCTCTATATCTTGTGGTTCGACGACGCCGTCAACGCAGACCCCGTCTG GGGAGACCCCAATTTGGTAAAGCTCAATGTCGCGATTACTTGTGGCTACCTGCTTTATG acTTGTTGCTGCTGGCTTGCAACTGGAGCACCATGGGAGACAGCTTTTTTGTGTGTCACCACTTGGCGGCGCTCTATGCATATGGATATGTGCTG ACACGTGGAGTGCTTCCATATTTTGCCAATTTCCGTCTTATTTCAGAACTATCAACACCATTTGTGAACCagag GTGGTTCTTTGAAGCACTGGCCTACCCTCGTTCTCACCAGCTGGTGGTAGCTAATGGTGTGGCTATGGCTGTTGCCTTCTTCCTAGTGCGCATCGCCGTGATGCCCCCTTACTGGGCCAAGGTCTTTGGCACCTTCGGCACACCAGCTTTCGAGAGCCTGGGCCTCGGAGCCCAGGTGGCCTGGATCATGTCTTGCGTGTGCCTGGATGTCCTCAATGTAATCTGGATGTACAAAATCGCCCGTGGCTGCTACCGGGTCATTACCGGCTCAGGGGGAAAGAAGAAAGGCAACAAGGTGGGCCCAGCTGAGCCAAACCACATCAACAACCACCTGGACTGA
- the tlcd4b gene encoding TLC domain-containing protein 4-B isoform X2, whose amino-acid sequence METRELSVVAGSFIGFQLMFSGMSPLVSSTLTQGYGKLPPQKLTEWNSRLVSTVHALIVGLFCLYILWFDDAVNADPVWGDPNLVKLNVAITCGYLLYDLLLLACNWSTMGDSFFVCHHLAALYAYGYVLTRGVLPYFANFRLISELSTPFVNQRWFFEALAYPRSHQLVVANGVAMAVAFFLVRIAVMPPYWAKVFGTFGTPAFESLGLGAQVAWIMSCVCLDVLNVIWMYKIARGCYRVITGSGGKKKGNKVGPAEPNHINNHLD is encoded by the exons ATGGAGACAAGAGAGCTGTCTGTGGTGGCTGGAAGCTTCATTGGATTTCAGCTGATGTTCTCCGGCATGAGTCCATTAGTGTCATCTACCTTAACACAGGGCTATGGCAAACTTCCCCCTCAAAAGCTCACTGAGTGGAACTCCAG GCTCGTGTCCACTGTCCATGCACTCATCGTGGGCCTTTTCTGCCTCTATATCTTGTGGTTCGACGACGCCGTCAACGCAGACCCCGTCTG GGGAGACCCCAATTTGGTAAAGCTCAATGTCGCGATTACTTGTGGCTACCTGCTTTATG acTTGTTGCTGCTGGCTTGCAACTGGAGCACCATGGGAGACAGCTTTTTTGTGTGTCACCACTTGGCGGCGCTCTATGCATATGGATATGTGCTG ACACGTGGAGTGCTTCCATATTTTGCCAATTTCCGTCTTATTTCAGAACTATCAACACCATTTGTGAACCagag GTGGTTCTTTGAAGCACTGGCCTACCCTCGTTCTCACCAGCTGGTGGTAGCTAATGGTGTGGCTATGGCTGTTGCCTTCTTCCTAGTGCGCATCGCCGTGATGCCCCCTTACTGGGCCAAGGTCTTTGGCACCTTCGGCACACCAGCTTTCGAGAGCCTGGGCCTCGGAGCCCAGGTGGCCTGGATCATGTCTTGCGTGTGCCTGGATGTCCTCAATGTAATCTGGATGTACAAAATCGCCCGTGGCTGCTACCGGGTCATTACCGGCTCAGGGGGAAAGAAGAAAGGCAACAAGGTGGGCCCAGCTGAGCCAAACCACATCAACAACCACCTGGACTGA